A region of Vigna radiata var. radiata cultivar VC1973A chromosome 6, Vradiata_ver6, whole genome shotgun sequence DNA encodes the following proteins:
- the LOC106764746 gene encoding uncharacterized protein LOC106764746: protein MWRERALIVLVVLLHQIYGGDGCSPSSCGKISNISYPFRLQGDPKVCGRFELSCENNITVLSLLSGTFHVEAMNYNNFTIRLVDPGLQPTNCSSLPRYSLSPTNFTDDDLRPYGRWYMSGWSYEDVFYEHIVFLNCSHPVYGKRNYVDTGGCVNWESKGYIYAMAVSDLLGKDLEVGCQVKLVSPISWWGLETNGYSYATIHTALLYGFQVSWIRLVCEGRCTHIDLCHFSMNQRLECYGEATPTGPVYV from the exons ATGTGGAGAGAGAGAGCATTGATAGTGTTGGTGGTTCTACTCCACCAAATTTATGGAGGAGATGGTTGCTCCCCTTCTTCCTGTGGCAAAATCAGCAACATATCTTATCCATTCCGATTGCAAGGAGACCCAAAAGTGTGCGGTCGGTTTGAGTTATCTTGTGAAAACAATATAACTGTGTTATCTCTGTTATCTGGAACATTTCATGTAGAGGCCATGAACTACAATAATTTCACAATCCGGCTGGTGGATCCTGGACTTCAACCAACAAACTGCTCCTCCCTTCCTCGCTATTCCCTGTCTCCAACCAATTTCACTGACGACGACTTGCGTCCCTACGGTAGATGGTATATGTCTGGTTGGTCTTATGAAGACGTTTTTTACGAGCATATAGTATTTTTGAATTGTAGCCATCCAGTGTATGGGAAGCGTAATTACGTGGATACTGGTGGATGCGTGAATTGGGAGTCCAAAGGTTACATATACGCTATGGCTGTTAGTGACCTATTAGGAAAGGACTTGGAAGTTGGTTGTCAAGTAAAGCTGGTTTCTCCCATATCTTGGTGGGGTTTGGAAACAAATGGATATTCCTATGCCACGATCCACACAGCGCTACTTTATGGATTTCAGGTTTCATGGATTCGTCTCGTCTGTGAGGGTCGTTGTACACACATCGACTTATGCCATTTCAGTATGAACCAGAGGCTTGAATGCTACGGTGAAG CGACACCTACGGGGCCGGTGTACGTTTAG
- the LOC106764745 gene encoding rust resistance kinase Lr10-like, whose product MMASVLLLQRDSVLMKLSLMLILIRSGSAHNECHEENLSCGPNQPLIRFPFQLVKEMKEPCNYPRLCLSCTEKNETMLLLPTIKLQVKDIRYEYQLIVLTDPENCFFNKFMQILNFVQSYQFEPAYTNLSFFNCTSAGHRHLRYLYREGSYSQDLVSCPIFISDSSESVLDLDLTSCTKMFDIPSPISFTYTYPFYWRWLKPNCSECEAKGKRCKWKTNNDTEGDIECFECTRKTIHVPKSLIFATTGSIFLGLVVTAVFKSIVYFREKQEDQARVDKFLEDYRAEKPARFTYADLKRITNGFKEMLGEGAHGAVFRGKLSSEIPVAVKILNNTEGEGNEFINEVGIMGKIHXINVVRLLGFCAEGLHRALVYNFFPNGSLQSFIFPPEDKDHFLGWEKLQHIAIGIAKGIEYLHQGCNHPIIHFDINPHNVLLDDNFTPKISDFGLAKLCSKNPSLVSMTAARGTLGYIAPEVFSRNFGNVSYKSDIYSYGMLLLEMVGGRKNVDMSSPEDFHVLYPDWIHNLVDGDVHIHVEDEDDFKIAKKLAIIGLWCIQWQPGNRPSIKSVIHMLETQEENQIAVPPNPFHSATSTAKGPISTRRPLHLEVIEE is encoded by the exons ATGATGGCAAGTGTCTTACTCCTCCAACGTGATTCTGTATTGATGAAGCTATCGCTAATGCTTATTCTTATCAGAAGTGGCAGCGCTCATAACGAGTGCCATGAGGAAAATTTGTCTTGTGGGCCGAACCAACCCCTTATCAGATTTCCCTTCCAACTCGTAAAGGAGATGAAGGAGCCATGCAATTATCCCCGTCTTTGTCTTTCTTGTACTGAAAAAAATGAGACCATGCTTCTGCTTCCAACGATCAAACTCCAAGTCAAAGATATACGCTACGAATATCAGCTAATTGTCTTAACTGACCCGGAAAACTGCTTTTTCAACAAGTTTATGcaaatcttaaattttgttcaGAGTTACCAATTTGAACCAGCATATACAAACTTGAGCTTCTTCAATTGTACTTCAGCTGGGCATCGACACCTCCGCTACCTCTACAGGGAAGGTTCATATTCCCAAGATTTGGTCTCCTGTCCGATTTTCATTTCTGATTCTTCTGAAAGTGTCCTCGACTTAGATCTAACATCCTGTACCAAGATGTTCGACATCCCTTCGCCAATCAGTTTCACCTACACGTATCCCTTCTATTGGAGATGGTTAAAACCAAATTGTTCTGAGTGCGAAGCTAAAGGCAAGAGATGTAAATGGAAGACCAACAACGACACAGAAGGAGACATCGAATGTTTTGAATGCACACGAAAAACAATTCACGTTCCTAAATCTCTTATTTTTGCTACTACAG GTTCGATCTTTTTAGGTCTGGTAGTCACTGCTGTCTTTAAGAGCATTGTCTATTTTAGGGAAAAACAAGAAGATCAAGCAAGAGTGGACAAGTTTTTAGAGGACTACAGGGCAGAAAAGCCTGCAAGATTCACCTACGCCGACCTTAAAAGAATCACCAATGGCTTTAAGGAAATGTTAGGAGAAGGAGCTCATGGGGCTGTGTTCAGAGGAAAACTTTCCAGTGAGATACCCGTGGCTGTGAAGATCCTCAACAATACAGAGGGAGAAGGGAATGAGTTCATCAATGAAGTGGGAATTATGGGCAAAATCCATCANATCAACGTGGTGCGCTTGCTTGGCTTCTGTGCAGAAGGACTCCATCGTGCTCTTGTNTACAATTTCTTTCCAAACGGTTCTTTACAAAGCTTCATTTTTCCTCCAGAAGACAAGGACCATTTCCTTGGCTGGGAGAAGCTTCAACACATTGCTATTGGTATAGCTAAAGGGATTGAGTATCTTCATCAAGGTTGCAATCATCCCATTATTCACTTTGACATCAATCCTCACAACGTGTTACTTGATGACAACTTCACTCCAAAAATATCTGATTTTGGCTTAGCCAAATTGTGTTCCAAGAATCCCAGTTTGGTGTCGATGACAGCTGCTAGGGGAACCTTGGGATACATTGCACCTGAAGTCTTCTCTAGAAACTTTGGAAACGTATCTTACAAGTCTGATATTTACAGTTATGGAATGTTGTTGTTAGAAATGGTTGGTGGGAGGAAGAATGTGGACATGTCATCTCCAGAAGATTTCCATGTTCTGTACCCAGATTGGATCCATAACCTGGTTGATGGAGATGTGCATATCCATGTtgaggatgaagatgatttTAAGATTGCAAAGAAACTAGCAATTATTGGGCTTTGGTGCATTCAGTGGCAGCCAGGGAACCGTCCATCTATAAAATCTGTGATACACATGCTAGAAACTCAAGAGGAAAACCAGATTGCCGTGCCTCCTAATCCCTTTCACTCAGCAACTTCCACTGCTAAGGGACCCATTTCGACAAGACGACCTTTGCATTTGGAAGTGATTGAAGAATGA